In a genomic window of Streptomyces pristinaespiralis:
- a CDS encoding TetR/AcrR family transcriptional regulator: MAPVDGKPGLRERKKQRTHAAISEAAITLFLEHGFNQVSVAQVAEAAEVSKRTLFAYFPTKEDLVVHRLADHETEIARVVRARPTGVAPLTAVREHFLKGLRERDPITGLNDHPQVRRVHQMILDAPSLVARMERFKTGAERALTQALRETADVSDLTARLAAVQIVAVHWALAQDNAARLASGEPADERCAGAVTDAEHAFALLETGLRQLT, from the coding sequence ATGGCGCCCGTGGACGGCAAGCCAGGACTACGGGAACGAAAGAAGCAGCGGACCCACGCGGCGATCTCCGAGGCGGCGATCACGCTGTTCCTGGAACACGGCTTCAACCAGGTCTCGGTGGCCCAGGTGGCCGAGGCGGCCGAGGTTTCCAAACGCACCCTCTTCGCCTACTTCCCGACGAAGGAAGACCTCGTGGTACATCGCCTCGCCGACCACGAGACGGAGATCGCCCGCGTCGTGCGGGCCCGGCCGACCGGTGTTGCCCCGTTGACCGCCGTGCGCGAGCACTTCCTCAAGGGCCTGCGCGAGCGGGACCCGATCACCGGGCTCAACGACCATCCCCAGGTGAGGCGGGTCCATCAGATGATTCTCGACGCGCCGTCGCTGGTGGCCCGCATGGAGCGGTTCAAGACCGGCGCCGAACGCGCACTCACCCAGGCGTTGCGCGAAACTGCCGACGTCTCCGATCTCACCGCGCGACTGGCCGCCGTCCAAATCGTCGCGGTCCACTGGGCGCTGGCGCAGGACAACGCCGCACGCCTGGCATCCGGGGAGCCGGCGGACGAGCGCTGTGCGGGTGCGGTGACCGATGCGGAACATGCGTTCGCGCTGTTGGAGACCGGACTGCGGCAGCTGACGTGA
- a CDS encoding FAD-dependent monooxygenase has product MLAYELALAGVETLVLEKLERRIEQVKGGGIQPRTAELLESRGLLEPLLRRAVGHEPVGGHFAALPVPLDCAPWRTRHPFPIAIPQWEIEAVFEERAIAAGARVVRGTAVSGVASDDDGVVVMTAGGPQVRGRYLAACDGGRSTVRKLLGLPFPGRPGTHQAVLADIRLSTVSSLVPSRVGHMSDLTRHAGGYWAVLVPLGGDQYRFTFGRTGQADETDRTDDNRDTPVTPQEITAALQAVYGPEATLGAVDNASRFTDATRQLEHYRTGRVLFAGDAAHIHPPLGGQGVNLGIQDAFNLGWKLAAVVQDRAPSGLLDSYHAERHPAGAQVLHHTSAQRVLAAPNPSEDVAALRDIFTDLLRLPDTNRHLAGLMSGLSLGYELPGEHPLTGRRIPDADLVTERGSTRLSTLFGAGHAVLLDLAGTVPAGLRLPPRVDLVRAACTDDLGAAALLIRPDGYVCWAGDGSAVRGDTLRAAITGDVAAVH; this is encoded by the coding sequence ATGCTGGCGTACGAACTGGCTCTGGCCGGGGTGGAAACCCTGGTGCTCGAGAAGCTGGAGCGGCGCATCGAGCAGGTGAAGGGCGGCGGGATCCAGCCACGTACCGCTGAGTTGCTGGAGTCGCGCGGGCTGCTGGAGCCGTTGCTTCGGCGGGCCGTGGGGCACGAGCCGGTGGGCGGGCATTTCGCGGCGCTGCCCGTGCCGTTGGACTGCGCACCCTGGCGAACCAGGCATCCCTTCCCGATCGCGATCCCTCAGTGGGAGATCGAGGCAGTGTTCGAGGAGCGGGCGATCGCCGCCGGCGCGCGGGTCGTGCGGGGCACTGCCGTCTCAGGGGTCGCGTCGGACGACGACGGAGTGGTGGTCATGACGGCGGGCGGTCCGCAGGTGCGGGGCCGCTACCTGGCGGCGTGCGACGGCGGCCGCAGCACGGTGCGGAAGCTGCTCGGACTTCCGTTTCCCGGCAGGCCCGGGACCCATCAGGCGGTGCTGGCCGACATCCGCCTGTCCACCGTGTCGTCGCTGGTTCCGAGCCGGGTGGGTCATATGAGCGACCTGACCCGTCACGCGGGCGGTTACTGGGCCGTGCTGGTCCCCCTCGGCGGCGATCAGTACCGGTTCACCTTCGGGCGCACGGGCCAGGCGGACGAGACGGACCGGACGGACGACAACCGCGACACCCCCGTCACCCCGCAGGAGATCACCGCCGCGCTGCAGGCCGTGTACGGCCCTGAGGCCACCCTCGGCGCCGTGGACAACGCTTCCCGGTTCACCGACGCCACTCGGCAACTGGAGCACTACCGCACCGGCCGTGTCCTGTTCGCGGGCGACGCCGCCCACATCCACCCGCCGCTGGGCGGCCAGGGCGTCAACCTCGGTATTCAGGACGCGTTCAACCTCGGTTGGAAACTGGCCGCGGTGGTCCAGGACCGGGCGCCGAGCGGCTTGCTGGACAGCTACCACGCCGAACGGCATCCGGCAGGAGCGCAGGTCCTGCATCACACGTCGGCGCAGCGGGTCCTGGCCGCTCCGAACCCGAGCGAGGACGTGGCCGCCCTGCGTGACATCTTCACCGACCTGCTGCGGCTGCCCGACACCAACCGTCATCTCGCGGGACTGATGTCGGGCCTTTCACTGGGCTACGAGTTGCCCGGGGAGCATCCGCTCACCGGCCGGCGCATCCCGGACGCCGACCTGGTCACCGAAAGGGGCTCCACCCGGCTGTCGACGCTGTTCGGCGCGGGTCACGCCGTCCTGCTCGATCTGGCCGGCACCGTCCCGGCCGGACTCCGGCTCCCGCCACGGGTCGACCTCGTCCGTGCCGCATGCACCGACGATCTGGGCGCTGCCGCCCTGCTCATCCGTCCCGACGGCTACGTCTGCTGGGCCGGCGACGGCTCCGCCGTCCGCGGCGACACCCTGCGCGCCGCGATCACCGGCGATGTCGCGGCGGTGCACTGA
- a CDS encoding polyamine aminopropyltransferase, with protein MSVRFAELDWKPTPMGDISLRRRRDPGSGEDVYEVKLGDEYLMSSLFTAGEIALARLGLEGLPEMGLDVAVGGLGLGYTARAVLDDARVRSLIVVDALAEVIGWHERGLVPLGPGLVDDPRCRLVHGDFFAGVGEDGGLDPDDPGRRFHAVLLDIDHSPRQVLHPRHEALYRPDGMRALAGRLRPGGAFALWSNDPPDDSFSAVLADTFAESEAHVVHFDNPLQQGTAANTVYVARKGPAGP; from the coding sequence ATGAGCGTGCGTTTCGCCGAACTCGACTGGAAGCCGACGCCGATGGGCGACATCTCTCTTCGGCGCCGGCGTGACCCGGGGTCGGGTGAGGACGTGTACGAGGTGAAGCTCGGCGACGAGTACCTCATGTCCAGCCTCTTCACAGCGGGCGAGATCGCACTCGCCCGCCTCGGCCTCGAGGGTCTGCCGGAGATGGGACTGGACGTGGCCGTCGGCGGTCTCGGCCTCGGCTACACCGCTCGCGCCGTCCTCGACGACGCCCGGGTCCGCTCGCTGATCGTGGTCGACGCGCTCGCCGAGGTGATCGGCTGGCACGAGCGCGGCCTCGTACCACTGGGGCCCGGCCTGGTGGACGATCCGCGCTGCCGGCTGGTCCACGGCGACTTCTTCGCCGGCGTCGGCGAGGACGGTGGCCTCGATCCCGACGACCCGGGCCGCCGTTTCCACGCCGTCCTGCTCGACATCGACCACTCGCCCCGGCAGGTCCTGCACCCCCGTCACGAGGCGCTCTACCGACCTGACGGGATGCGGGCGCTCGCCGGCCGGCTGCGGCCCGGCGGCGCCTTCGCGCTGTGGTCCAACGACCCGCCCGACGACAGTTTCAGCGCCGTGCTGGCGGACACGTTCGCGGAGTCCGAGGCCCATGTCGTCCATTTCGACAATCCGCTGCAGCAGGGCACTGCCGCCAACACCGTCTACGTCGCACGGAAGGGACCTGCCGGACCGTAG
- a CDS encoding ribonuclease J: MSHPHPELKAAPPLPAGGLRVVALGGLGEIGRNMTVFEHAGKLLIVDCGVLFPEETQPGVDVILPDFTSIRDRLDDVVGIVLTHGHEDHIGGVPYLLRERSDIPVVGSKLTLAFLEAKLKEHGIRPRPVRVREGDRRGFGPFDCEFVAVNHSIPDSLAVAIRTSAGMVLHTGDFKMDQFPLDDRITDLRAFARLGEEGVDLFLTDSTNAEVPGFTTSERELNPAIEQVMRTAPRRVIVSSFASHVHRIQQVLDAAHQHGRKVAFVGRSMVRNMGIARDLGYLKVPSGLVVGMKDLEQLPEHKVTLVCTGSQGEPMAALSRMANRDHVIRIGKGDTVLLASSLIPGNENAIYRVINGLTRWGANVVHKGNAKVHVSGHASAGELVYCYNIVKPRNVMPVHGEWRHLRANGDLAVRTGVDPDRVVIAEDGVVVDLVDGRASITGKVPAGNVYVDGMTVGGATEASLKDRVTLAEEGVVTVVAIVDADTGALAEAPDFLARGFVHDDSTFEPVIPVIEKTLAKAAEEGVGDAHQLEQLIARAVANWAFRTYRRKPLIIPVIIDA, from the coding sequence ATGAGTCATCCGCATCCCGAATTGAAAGCCGCTCCTCCGCTGCCGGCAGGAGGACTGAGGGTCGTCGCGCTGGGCGGCCTCGGCGAGATCGGCCGCAACATGACGGTGTTCGAGCACGCCGGGAAACTGCTGATCGTCGACTGCGGGGTCCTGTTCCCCGAGGAGACACAGCCCGGGGTGGACGTGATCCTTCCCGACTTCACCTCCATCCGCGACCGCCTTGACGACGTCGTGGGCATCGTCCTCACACACGGGCACGAGGACCACATCGGGGGCGTTCCCTATCTGCTGCGCGAGCGGTCCGACATCCCCGTCGTCGGATCGAAGCTGACCCTGGCCTTCCTGGAGGCCAAGCTCAAGGAGCACGGCATCAGGCCGCGCCCCGTGCGGGTCCGCGAGGGCGACCGGCGCGGGTTCGGCCCCTTCGACTGCGAGTTCGTCGCCGTCAACCACTCCATCCCGGACAGCCTCGCCGTGGCGATCCGTACCAGTGCCGGCATGGTGCTGCACACCGGCGACTTCAAGATGGACCAGTTCCCGCTGGACGACCGCATCACCGACCTGCGCGCCTTCGCCCGGCTCGGCGAGGAGGGCGTGGACCTGTTCCTCACCGATTCCACGAACGCCGAGGTACCCGGTTTCACCACGTCCGAACGCGAGTTGAACCCCGCGATCGAGCAGGTCATGCGCACCGCTCCGCGGCGCGTCATCGTCTCCAGCTTCGCCAGCCATGTGCACCGCATCCAGCAGGTGCTCGACGCCGCGCACCAGCACGGCCGCAAGGTCGCCTTCGTGGGCCGGTCGATGGTCCGCAACATGGGCATCGCCCGTGATCTCGGTTATCTGAAGGTCCCCTCCGGCCTGGTCGTGGGCATGAAGGACCTGGAACAGCTTCCGGAACACAAGGTCACCCTGGTGTGCACGGGATCGCAGGGCGAGCCGATGGCCGCACTCTCCCGGATGGCCAACCGCGACCATGTGATCCGCATCGGGAAGGGGGACACGGTCCTCCTGGCCAGCTCCCTGATCCCGGGCAACGAGAACGCCATCTACCGGGTGATCAACGGTCTGACCCGCTGGGGCGCCAACGTCGTCCACAAGGGCAATGCCAAGGTCCATGTCTCCGGCCACGCCAGCGCCGGCGAACTCGTCTACTGCTACAACATCGTCAAGCCCCGCAACGTCATGCCCGTGCACGGCGAATGGCGCCACCTGCGGGCCAACGGCGACCTGGCCGTCCGCACCGGCGTGGACCCGGACCGTGTGGTGATCGCAGAGGACGGTGTCGTCGTCGACCTGGTCGACGGGCGCGCGTCGATCACCGGCAAGGTGCCCGCGGGCAATGTCTACGTGGACGGCATGACGGTCGGCGGCGCCACGGAGGCATCGCTCAAGGACCGCGTCACCCTCGCGGAGGAGGGCGTGGTGACGGTGGTCGCGATCGTGGACGCCGACACCGGGGCGCTCGCGGAGGCACCGGACTTCCTGGCCCGCGGATTCGTCCACGACGATTCCACCTTCGAGCCCGTGATCCCGGTGATCGAGAAGACCCTGGCCAAGGCGGCGGAGGAAGGCGTCGGCGACGCCCACCAGCTCGAGCAGCTCATCGCCCGCGCGGTGGCCAACTGGGCGTTCCGTACCTACCGCCGCAAGCCCCTCATCATTCCGGTGATCATCGACGCCTGA
- a CDS encoding VOC family protein, protein MASRFTELAIDCADPAALARFWCSVLDYEVRDQDDGIVTIGPSAAPDGENHRGPVPPVLTFARVPEGKTVKNRLHIDVNPTDREQDEEVRRLLDLGARHADVGQGDESWVVLTDPEGNEFCVLSSRRP, encoded by the coding sequence ATGGCCAGTAGGTTCACCGAGCTCGCGATCGACTGTGCCGATCCTGCCGCGCTCGCCCGTTTCTGGTGCTCGGTCCTCGACTACGAGGTGCGGGACCAGGACGACGGGATCGTCACCATCGGCCCCTCTGCGGCACCCGACGGCGAGAACCACCGCGGTCCGGTGCCACCGGTGCTGACGTTCGCGCGAGTGCCCGAGGGCAAGACCGTCAAGAACAGGCTCCACATCGACGTCAACCCGACCGACAGGGAGCAGGACGAAGAGGTCCGTCGCCTGCTCGACCTGGGTGCCCGGCACGCCGACGTCGGCCAGGGCGACGAGAGCTGGGTCGTACTGACCGACCCGGAGGGGAACGAGTTCTGCGTCCTTTCGAGCCGCCGCCCCTGA
- a CDS encoding amino acid permease, protein MAGLRMRQGVLRRKPIEQIEEGAPSEQLTRSLGLGQLTAIGVGGIIGAGIFALAGAVANGTAGPAVLVSFLIAGVASAAAAFSYAEFAGMIPKAGSAYTYGYAVLGELAGWFIGWDLLLEYTAIVAVVAIGISGYFGFLLGALGVDLPVWMLGAPGTGEGRQVDLFAVILCLFTAYLLTLGIKNAARFETVVVVLKVLVVLLVIVVGFFHIDTSNYNPFFPYGVGGAFTGAATVFFAVFGYDAMSTAAEESKDAQRHMPKAIMYSLAISMVLYVLACLVLTGMQNYSEVDPESGFSTAFESVGLPGLANLIAVGAIIGILTVMFTFMLGVTRVWFSMSRDGLLPKWFAKTHPTRHVPVRVTWIVGVGSALIAGFLPIGEAAELTNIGILLAFVVVCIAVIVLRYRQPELPRQFRCPGMPFVPAIGVAFSLWLITFLAWQTWLRFAVWLVIGLVIYFAYSYRNSNLARESEGGATKEQ, encoded by the coding sequence ATGGCAGGGCTCCGGATGAGGCAGGGCGTACTGCGCCGTAAGCCCATCGAACAGATCGAAGAAGGCGCTCCGAGCGAGCAGCTCACCAGATCGCTCGGTCTCGGGCAGCTGACGGCCATCGGTGTCGGCGGCATCATCGGCGCCGGGATCTTCGCCCTCGCCGGCGCGGTCGCGAACGGTACGGCGGGGCCCGCGGTGCTCGTCTCGTTCCTGATCGCGGGCGTGGCGAGCGCGGCCGCGGCCTTCTCTTACGCCGAGTTCGCGGGCATGATCCCGAAGGCGGGTTCGGCCTACACCTACGGCTATGCCGTGCTCGGCGAGCTGGCGGGCTGGTTCATCGGCTGGGACCTGCTGCTGGAGTACACGGCGATCGTGGCGGTCGTGGCCATCGGGATCTCGGGCTACTTCGGCTTCCTCCTGGGGGCGCTGGGCGTGGACCTGCCCGTGTGGATGCTGGGCGCGCCGGGCACGGGCGAAGGGCGTCAGGTGGACCTGTTCGCGGTGATCCTGTGCCTGTTCACCGCCTACCTGCTCACTCTCGGCATCAAGAACGCGGCCCGGTTCGAGACGGTCGTCGTGGTCCTGAAGGTCCTCGTCGTCCTGCTGGTGATCGTGGTCGGCTTCTTCCACATCGACACCTCCAACTACAACCCGTTCTTCCCGTACGGAGTCGGCGGGGCGTTCACGGGCGCGGCGACCGTCTTCTTCGCGGTGTTCGGGTACGACGCCATGTCGACGGCGGCGGAGGAGTCCAAGGACGCCCAGCGCCACATGCCGAAGGCGATCATGTACTCGCTGGCGATCTCGATGGTGCTGTACGTGCTCGCCTGCCTGGTTCTGACGGGCATGCAGAACTACTCGGAGGTCGACCCGGAGAGCGGATTCTCCACGGCCTTCGAGTCGGTGGGGCTGCCCGGTCTCGCGAACCTCATCGCGGTGGGCGCGATCATCGGCATCCTCACCGTGATGTTCACCTTCATGCTGGGGGTGACCCGGGTGTGGTTCTCCATGAGCCGAGACGGGCTGCTGCCGAAGTGGTTCGCGAAGACGCATCCGACACGGCACGTGCCGGTGCGTGTGACGTGGATCGTCGGGGTGGGCTCGGCGCTGATCGCCGGATTCCTGCCGATCGGAGAGGCCGCGGAGCTCACGAACATCGGCATCCTCCTCGCGTTCGTCGTGGTGTGCATCGCCGTGATCGTGCTGCGCTACCGGCAGCCGGAGCTGCCGCGGCAGTTCCGCTGCCCCGGGATGCCCTTCGTGCCGGCGATCGGAGTCGCGTTCTCGCTCTGGCTGATCACGTTCCTCGCATGGCAGACCTGGCTGCGGTTCGCGGTATGGCTCGTGATCGGCCTGGTGATCTACTTCGCGTACTCGTACCGGAACTCGAACCTGGCCAGGGAGAGCGAGGGCGGCGCGACGAAGGAGCAGTGA
- a CDS encoding aldo/keto reductase, with amino-acid sequence MEQRTLRDLEVSAIGLGCMGMSAFYGSTDEDEGIRTIRRALEIGVTFLDTAQMYGPLTNETLVGRAVRGHRDEYVIATKFNYRMDDAVPGDMSTVGRQDGSAEHVRSSVHGSLERLGTDYIDLYYQHRVDPRVPIEETVGAMAELVAEGKVRHIGLSEAGAETIRRANAVHPITAVQTEYSLWTRDPEAEVLPTCRELGVGFVPYSPLGRGFLAGRFSSPEELDEGDFRRSGPRFTGDNLKTNLTLAEKVKEIAAEKGVTAAQLAIAWVLAQGDDLVPIPGTKRRTYLEQNAAATEVELTEDDLARIAAELPEPAGERYDEAGMAAVDI; translated from the coding sequence ATGGAACAGCGCACGCTTCGTGACCTTGAGGTGTCCGCCATCGGTCTCGGCTGCATGGGGATGTCCGCCTTCTACGGCTCCACGGACGAGGACGAGGGCATCCGGACCATCCGGCGCGCACTCGAGATCGGCGTCACCTTCCTCGACACCGCGCAGATGTACGGCCCGCTCACGAACGAGACGCTCGTCGGACGCGCGGTCCGGGGACACCGGGACGAGTACGTGATCGCGACGAAGTTCAACTACCGGATGGACGACGCCGTCCCGGGCGACATGAGCACCGTCGGGCGGCAGGACGGTTCGGCCGAACACGTACGCAGCTCGGTGCACGGCTCACTCGAACGGCTCGGCACGGACTACATCGACCTGTACTACCAGCACCGTGTCGACCCCCGCGTACCCATCGAGGAGACCGTCGGTGCCATGGCGGAGCTCGTCGCGGAGGGCAAGGTACGCCACATCGGCCTGAGCGAGGCGGGGGCGGAGACGATCCGCCGCGCGAACGCCGTCCACCCGATCACGGCGGTCCAGACCGAGTACTCGCTGTGGACCCGCGACCCGGAGGCCGAGGTGCTGCCCACGTGCCGTGAGCTCGGGGTCGGGTTCGTCCCCTACTCGCCGCTCGGCCGCGGTTTCCTGGCAGGCCGGTTCTCCTCTCCGGAGGAGCTCGACGAGGGGGACTTCAGGCGCAGCGGCCCGCGCTTCACCGGCGACAACCTCAAGACGAACCTCACGCTCGCCGAGAAGGTGAAGGAGATCGCCGCGGAGAAGGGTGTCACGGCGGCGCAGCTCGCGATCGCCTGGGTGCTGGCACAGGGCGACGACCTGGTCCCGATCCCGGGCACCAAGCGCCGCACCTACCTCGAGCAGAACGCCGCCGCGACGGAGGTCGAACTGACCGAGGACGATCTCGCACGCATCGCCGCCGAGCTCCCCGAGCCGGCCGGCGAGCGCTACGACGAGGCCGGGATGGCGGCCGTGGACATCTAG
- a CDS encoding DUF427 domain-containing protein, producing MTTPDEGARSVPVVGRRYDTIESVVWEPSERWVRAMKGEVKVVDSRRPVLVWEPGRPVPLYAFPADDVRMDLLRATARPANPRRHAGATLFYDLVLADGTVPAAAWTYPGEELADHVSFEWFGRDVLDHWYEEDEEIFVHPRDPHKRVDALPSSRHVQVEIEGTVVADTRTPVLLFETDLPVRYYFPREDVRLDLFTPTGSHTRCPYKGVATDYWSWAGSGDVRPDIAWSYPDPLPSVGIIKDRVAFYNESVDIVVDGERQQRPVSFFSTPSRGTP from the coding sequence ATGACCACACCCGATGAGGGCGCGCGATCCGTGCCGGTCGTGGGCCGTCGGTACGACACGATCGAGAGCGTGGTCTGGGAGCCGAGCGAACGCTGGGTGCGCGCCATGAAGGGGGAGGTCAAGGTCGTGGACAGCCGGCGACCGGTGCTCGTGTGGGAGCCCGGCCGCCCCGTACCCCTGTACGCCTTTCCGGCCGACGACGTGCGCATGGATCTGCTGCGCGCGACCGCACGGCCGGCCAACCCCCGCCGTCATGCGGGCGCGACGCTCTTCTACGACCTGGTGCTCGCCGACGGGACGGTCCCGGCGGCGGCATGGACCTACCCCGGTGAGGAGCTGGCGGATCACGTCAGTTTCGAGTGGTTCGGGCGGGACGTGCTCGACCACTGGTACGAGGAGGACGAGGAGATCTTCGTCCACCCCCGTGATCCTCATAAGCGGGTGGACGCGCTGCCCAGCAGCCGGCACGTGCAGGTGGAGATCGAGGGCACTGTGGTGGCGGACACGCGCACGCCTGTCCTGCTGTTCGAGACGGATCTGCCGGTGCGCTACTACTTCCCGCGCGAGGACGTCCGCCTCGACCTCTTCACCCCGACCGGTTCGCACACCCGCTGCCCGTACAAGGGTGTGGCGACGGACTACTGGTCGTGGGCGGGCAGCGGCGACGTACGGCCCGACATCGCCTGGAGCTACCCCGATCCACTGCCCTCCGTGGGGATCATCAAGGACCGGGTGGCCTTCTACAACGAGTCCGTCGACATCGTCGTGGACGGCGAGCGTCAACAGCGCCCTGTCTCGTTCTTCAGCACACCGTCACGTGGGACGCCCTGA
- a CDS encoding CAP domain-containing protein produces the protein MSKHRRTTHYRKITIAALAVAAVGVPSAAMACMDPQGSQDSRSHGRWENAHSDRQWDRDESDRRWDAGKWDRESTRPEVQTRTPTTPPSTRKPTAPKPTPPKPVAPKPTVPKPTTPKPTAPKPVAPKPTAPSTTAPASGDVARVVALVNNERGKAGCSPVTLNAKLSKAAQAHSEDMAAHRNMSHTGSDGSDPGARITRAGYTWSTYGENVAYGYATPESVMAAWMASPGHKRNILDCGFKEIGVGLAQPDNYWTQDFGTAS, from the coding sequence ATGAGCAAGCACCGCAGAACGACGCACTACCGGAAAATAACCATCGCCGCCCTCGCCGTGGCCGCCGTGGGCGTGCCCTCTGCCGCCATGGCCTGTATGGACCCGCAGGGGAGCCAGGACAGCCGGTCCCACGGCCGGTGGGAGAATGCACATTCCGACCGGCAATGGGACCGGGACGAGTCCGACCGGCGGTGGGACGCAGGCAAGTGGGACCGAGAGTCGACCCGGCCCGAGGTGCAGACGCGGACGCCTACCACGCCGCCGAGCACCCGGAAGCCGACCGCGCCCAAGCCGACCCCGCCCAAACCGGTGGCACCGAAGCCGACCGTGCCCAAGCCGACCACGCCGAAGCCGACCGCGCCCAAGCCGGTGGCACCGAAGCCGACCGCGCCCTCCACGACGGCACCGGCGTCCGGCGATGTCGCCCGCGTCGTAGCGCTCGTCAACAATGAGCGCGGCAAGGCCGGATGCTCCCCGGTGACGTTGAACGCGAAGTTGAGCAAGGCCGCGCAGGCTCACAGCGAGGACATGGCGGCCCACCGGAACATGTCCCACACGGGCTCCGACGGATCCGACCCGGGCGCCCGCATCACGCGTGCCGGATATACCTGGAGCACATACGGCGAGAACGTCGCCTACGGCTACGCGACCCCCGAGAGCGTCATGGCGGCCTGGATGGCCAGCCCCGGCCACAAGCGCAACATCCTCGACTGCGGGTTCAAGGAGATCGGCGTCGGCCTCGCACAGCCCGACAACTACTGGACGCAGGACTTCGGCACGGCTTCATAG
- a CDS encoding peptidase inhibitor family I36 protein, which yields MGQAGRRPEQPAHRLLARLSAVLIAAGSVLAVPATANAAPCPSGSLCVWRDVNFTDPEGKVFASSGDDEWWESWIADEDSSWANHGISGPGIKDHVIVHAEAIQWPSDGGERTICLAPGQEVAHNADANDRGDAHVWAKQF from the coding sequence GTGGGACAAGCTGGACGGCGTCCGGAGCAGCCGGCCCACCGACTGCTCGCCCGGCTTTCCGCCGTCCTGATCGCCGCAGGCAGCGTCCTCGCCGTACCGGCCACGGCGAACGCCGCGCCGTGCCCGAGCGGATCGCTCTGCGTCTGGCGCGACGTCAACTTCACCGACCCAGAGGGCAAGGTGTTCGCCTCGTCCGGGGACGACGAATGGTGGGAGAGCTGGATCGCCGACGAGGACTCGTCATGGGCCAACCACGGCATCTCGGGGCCGGGCATCAAGGACCACGTCATCGTCCACGCGGAGGCCATCCAGTGGCCGTCGGACGGCGGCGAGCGGACGATCTGCCTGGCCCCGGGCCAGGAGGTCGCCCACAACGCCGACGCCAACGACCGCGGCGACGCGCATGTGTGGGCCAAGCAGTTCTGA
- a CDS encoding DnaJ family domain-containing protein encodes MTERKPPGVSFESWVDKQIREATERGEFSDLPGFGRPLPTTGDTYDEMWWIKGKMQREGLGFLPPTLALRKEAEEALDKIGRAPSEAVVRRVVEDINRKIAAAIRRPPPGPPLGLKPYDVEAVVEDWRRGRT; translated from the coding sequence ATGACCGAGCGCAAACCGCCAGGCGTCAGCTTCGAATCCTGGGTCGACAAGCAGATCCGCGAGGCCACCGAGCGTGGCGAGTTCAGCGATCTGCCCGGGTTCGGCCGGCCGCTCCCCACCACCGGCGACACCTATGACGAGATGTGGTGGATCAAGGGGAAGATGCAGCGTGAAGGGCTCGGCTTCCTGCCGCCGACACTCGCCCTGCGCAAAGAGGCGGAAGAGGCCCTGGACAAGATCGGACGGGCGCCGTCGGAGGCCGTCGTGCGGCGCGTCGTCGAGGACATCAACCGGAAGATCGCGGCAGCGATCCGCCGGCCGCCGCCCGGACCGCCCCTCGGGCTGAAGCCGTACGACGTGGAAGCCGTCGTCGAGGATTGGCGACGCGGCCGCACCTGA